In one window of Pseudomonas benzenivorans DNA:
- a CDS encoding ABC transporter permease: protein MNWEVIIKWLPRLAEGAMLTLELVAIAVIAGLILAIPMGIARASKHWYVRALPYGYIFFFRGTPLLVQLFLVYYGLAQFDAVREGPLWPYLRDAYWCAIITMTMHTAAYIAEILRGAIQAVPSGEVEAARALGMARWQTMLYIVLPRAARIGLPAYSNEVILMLKASALASTVTLLELTGMARTIIARTYLPVEIFFAAGLFYLGIAFVLVRAFKLLEQWLRVDACQGR, encoded by the coding sequence ATGAACTGGGAAGTCATCATCAAGTGGCTACCGCGCCTGGCCGAAGGCGCCATGCTGACCCTGGAGCTGGTGGCCATCGCGGTGATCGCCGGACTGATCCTGGCGATCCCCATGGGCATCGCCCGCGCCTCCAAGCACTGGTATGTGCGCGCCCTGCCCTACGGCTACATCTTCTTCTTCCGTGGCACGCCGCTGCTGGTGCAGCTGTTCCTGGTCTACTACGGCCTGGCGCAATTCGATGCGGTGCGCGAGGGGCCGCTGTGGCCCTACCTGCGCGACGCCTACTGGTGCGCCATCATCACCATGACGATGCACACCGCCGCCTATATCGCCGAGATCCTGCGGGGCGCCATCCAGGCCGTGCCCTCGGGCGAGGTCGAGGCGGCGCGGGCCCTGGGCATGGCACGCTGGCAGACCATGCTCTACATCGTCCTGCCGCGGGCGGCGCGCATCGGCCTGCCGGCCTACAGCAACGAGGTGATCCTGATGCTCAAGGCCAGCGCCCTGGCCAGCACCGTGACCCTGCTGGAGCTGACCGGCATGGCGCGCACCATCATCGCCCGCACCTATCTGCCGGTGGAGATCTTCTTCGCCGCCGGCCTGTTCTACCTGGGCATCGCCTTCGTTCTGGTGCGCGCCTTCAAACTGCTGGAACAGTGGCTGCGGGTCGATGCCTGTCAGGGCCGCTGA
- a CDS encoding ABC transporter permease: protein MTLDLYGFGPALLAGTLMTIKLALSALSLGLVLGLLGALAKTSPYKPLQWLGGSYSTLVRGVPELLWVLLIYFGTVNLMRELADLLGVASLELSPFAAGTIALGLCFGAYATEVFRGAILAIPKGHREAGQALGLSKTRILWRLILPQMWRIALPGLGNLFMILMKDTALVSVIGLEEIMRRAQIAVTASKEPFTFFMVAALIYLGLTILAMIGLHFLEKRASRGFVRSSA, encoded by the coding sequence ATGACCCTAGACCTCTACGGATTCGGCCCGGCCCTGCTCGCCGGCACCCTGATGACCATCAAGCTGGCGCTGTCGGCGCTGAGCCTGGGTCTGGTGCTCGGGCTGCTCGGCGCCCTGGCCAAGACTTCGCCGTACAAGCCGCTGCAATGGCTCGGCGGCAGCTATTCGACCCTGGTGCGCGGCGTGCCCGAGTTGCTCTGGGTGCTGCTGATCTACTTCGGCACGGTCAACCTGATGCGCGAGCTGGCCGACCTGCTCGGCGTGGCCAGCCTGGAACTGTCGCCCTTCGCCGCCGGCACCATCGCCCTCGGCCTGTGCTTCGGTGCCTATGCCACCGAGGTGTTTCGCGGCGCCATCCTGGCCATTCCCAAGGGCCACCGCGAGGCCGGCCAGGCCTTGGGCCTGTCCAAGACGCGGATACTCTGGCGGCTGATCCTGCCGCAGATGTGGCGCATCGCCCTGCCGGGCCTGGGCAACCTGTTCATGATCCTGATGAAGGACACCGCCCTGGTCTCGGTGATCGGCCTGGAGGAGATCATGCGCCGCGCGCAGATCGCGGTGACCGCCAGCAAGGAGCCCTTCACCTTCTTCATGGTCGCCGCGCTGATCTACCTCGGCCTGACCATACTCGCCATGATTGGCCTGCATTTCCTCGAGAAACGTGCCAGCCGTGGTTTTGTCAGGAGCAGCGCATGA
- a CDS encoding ABC transporter substrate-binding protein: MQKYKKILLAAAATLAFGTSAVAADKLKIGTEGAYPPFNLIDASGQVVGFDVEIAQALCAKMQAECEVVTSDWDGIIPALNAKKFDFLVASMSITEERQQAVDFTEPYYTNKLQFIAPKGSDFKTDKASLKGKVIGAQRATIAGTWLEDNLNDVVDIKLYDTQENAYLDLSSGRLDGVLADTFVNWEWLKSDAGKGFEFKGDPVFDNDKIGIAVRKGDPLREKLNAALKEIVADGTYKQINDKYFPFSIY, encoded by the coding sequence ATGCAGAAGTATAAGAAGATCCTGCTGGCCGCGGCCGCCACCCTGGCCTTCGGCACCAGCGCGGTGGCCGCCGACAAGCTGAAGATCGGCACCGAGGGTGCCTACCCGCCCTTCAACCTGATCGACGCCAGCGGCCAGGTGGTCGGTTTCGACGTGGAGATCGCCCAGGCCCTGTGCGCCAAGATGCAGGCTGAATGCGAAGTGGTCACCTCCGACTGGGACGGCATCATCCCGGCCCTGAACGCCAAGAAGTTCGACTTCCTGGTGGCCTCCATGTCGATCACCGAGGAGCGCCAGCAGGCGGTCGACTTCACCGAGCCCTACTACACCAACAAGCTGCAGTTCATCGCGCCGAAAGGCAGCGACTTCAAGACCGACAAGGCCAGCCTGAAAGGCAAGGTGATCGGTGCCCAGCGTGCCACCATCGCCGGCACCTGGCTGGAAGACAACCTCAATGACGTGGTCGACATCAAGCTGTACGACACCCAGGAAAACGCCTACCTCGACCTGTCCTCGGGCCGTCTCGACGGCGTGCTGGCCGACACCTTCGTCAACTGGGAATGGCTCAAGAGCGATGCCGGCAAGGGCTTCGAATTCAAGGGTGACCCGGTGTTCGACAACGACAAGATCGGCATCGCCGTGCGCAAGGGCGACCCGCTGCGCGAGAAGCTCAACGCCGCGCTGAAGGAGATTGTCGCCGACGGCACCTACAAGCAGATCAACGACAAGTACTTCCCGTTCAGCATTTACTGA
- a CDS encoding ABC transporter ATP-binding protein, giving the protein MAEATPALEIRDLHKRYGDLEVLKGISLTAQDGDVISILGSSGSGKSTFLRCINLLENPNQGQILVAGEELKLKPGKHGELVAADSKQINRLRSELGFVFQNFNLWPHMSVLDNIIEAPRRVLGLSKAEAIERAEALLAKVGIADKRYVYPNQLSGGQQQRAAIARTLCMEPKVILFDEPTSALDPEMVQEVLNVIRALAEEGRTMLLVTHEMGFARQVSSEVVFLHQGLVEEQGPPEQVFDNPSSARCKQFMSSNH; this is encoded by the coding sequence ATGGCCGAGGCCACGCCCGCGCTGGAAATCCGCGATCTGCACAAACGCTATGGCGACCTCGAGGTGCTCAAGGGCATCTCCCTCACGGCCCAGGACGGCGACGTCATCTCCATCCTCGGTTCCTCCGGCTCCGGCAAGTCCACCTTCCTGCGTTGCATCAATCTGCTGGAGAACCCCAACCAGGGCCAGATCCTGGTGGCCGGCGAGGAACTCAAGCTCAAGCCCGGCAAGCACGGCGAACTGGTCGCCGCCGACAGCAAGCAGATCAACCGGCTGCGCAGCGAGCTGGGCTTCGTCTTCCAGAATTTCAACCTGTGGCCGCACATGAGCGTGCTCGACAACATCATCGAGGCGCCGCGCCGGGTGCTGGGCCTGAGCAAGGCCGAGGCGATCGAGCGAGCCGAGGCGCTGCTGGCCAAGGTCGGCATCGCCGACAAGCGCTACGTCTACCCCAACCAGTTGTCCGGCGGCCAGCAGCAGCGCGCGGCCATCGCCCGTACCCTGTGCATGGAACCCAAGGTGATCCTGTTCGACGAGCCGACCTCGGCCCTCGACCCGGAGATGGTGCAAGAAGTGCTTAATGTGATCCGCGCGCTGGCCGAGGAAGGCCGGACTATGCTGCTGGTAACCCATGAGATGGGTTTCGCCCGCCAGGTGTCCAGCGAGGTGGTGTTCCTCCATCAGGGCCTGGTTGAGGAACAGGGCCCGCCGGAGCAGGTGTTCGACAACCCGAGCTCGGCGCGCTGCAAACAGTTCATGTCCAGCAATCACTAA
- a CDS encoding oxidative damage protection protein, which translates to MTRTVMCRKHKQELPGLDRPPYPGAKGEDIYNNVSKQAWDEWQKHQTLLINERRLNMMNAEDRKFLQEEMDKFLSGEEYAQAEGYVPPSE; encoded by the coding sequence ATGACCCGCACCGTGATGTGCCGCAAACACAAGCAAGAACTGCCCGGCCTGGACCGCCCGCCCTACCCGGGCGCCAAGGGCGAAGACATCTACAACAACGTCTCCAAGCAAGCCTGGGACGAATGGCAGAAGCACCAGACCCTGCTGATCAACGAACGCCGCCTGAACATGATGAACGCCGAGGACCGCAAGTTCCTCCAGGAAGAGATGGACAAGTTCCTCTCCGGCGAGGAATACGCCCAGGCCGAAGGCTATGTGCCGCCCAGCGAATAG